In Maledivibacter sp., the sequence ACTTAAGTTTTTTACTCGTATAGGACTACTTCTATCTATTGTTGTTCCATCTCCTAGCTGTCCATTTCTATTATCTCCCCATGTCCATACTGTTCCGTCTTCCCTTAGGGCTATGCTATGGTTCATGCCTGCTGCTACTGCCTTTATTTCCCATAATCTCCTAACCTCCTGTGGAATACTTCTATTTACTGTGGTTCCATCACCCAACTGACCACCACTATTCTTTCCCCATGTCCATACTGTTCCATCTTCCTTTAGGGCTATGCTATGCCCCCATCCCGCTGCCACTGCCTTCACTTCACTTAATCTACTTAAATCCTCTGGAATACAGCTATCCCTTGTGGTTCCATTTCCCAGCTGTCCATAGCTATTAGATCCCCATGTACATACTTTTCCATCTTCCCTTAGGGCTATGCTATAGCCTCCTCCTGCTGCTACCGCCTTTACTTCTTCACTTATCCTTGCACTTTGCGGAGTATATCTGCCTATAGTGGTTCCGTCTCCTAGCTGACCATATATATTCCATCCCCATGCCCATACTGTTCCATCTTCTGTCAAGGCTAAGCTATGGAAAACTCCCCCTGCTACTGCTTTTACTCCATTTAGTATACTCTCCTCCACTGGAATACTTCTATTTATTGTGGTTCCATCTCCTAGCTGTCCATAACTATTGATTCCCCATGTATATACCGTTCCATCTTCCTTTACACCTAGGCTGTGACCCCATCCTCCTGCTACTGCTTTCACTCCACTTAAATCACTTACCTGCACTGGAGTACTTCTCTGTGTTCTTCTTCCATCCCCCAGTTGACCATACTCATTATCTCCCCATGCCCATACTATTCCATATTCCTTTAAGGCTATGCTATGATTTCTTCCTCCTGACACTGCTTTTACTCCATCTAGGCTGCTTACCTGCACCGGCACACCTCGATCCGTTGTGTTTTTATCTCCTAACTGGCCTTTATTATTTCTCCCCCATGTCCATACCGTTCCATCCTCCCTTAAGGCTATGCTGTGTCGTCCTCCTGCTGATACTGCTTTTACTCCACTTAAGTCACTTATCTGTACCGGAATACTTCTATCTATTGTGGTTCCATTTCCTAGCTGTCCGTCACTGTTATCTCCCCATGTCCATACTGTTTCATCCTCCCTTAAGGCTATGCTGTGATAATGTCCTGCTGATACTGCCTTTACTTCATTTAGGTCACTTACCTGTACCGGAATGCTTCTATCTGTTATGGTTCCATCTCCTAGCTGTCCGTCACTGTTATCTCCCCATGTCCATACTGTTCCATCTTCTTTTAAAGCTATACTGTGATTCATTCCTCCTACTACTGCTTTCACTCCACTTAGTCCACTTACCTTAGCTGGTATACTTCTATCGGTTGCGGCTCCATCCCCTAACTGACCGTCATTGTTATCTCCCCATGTCCATACTGTTCCATCTTCCTTTAGGGCTATGCTGTGGTTGTATCCTCCCGACACTGCTTTTACTCCACTCAGCCCCCTCACCTTTACTGGAATATATCTATTTGCTATGGTTCCATCCCCCAGCTGACCATCACTATTATTTCCCCATGTCCATACTGTTCCATCTTCTTTTAGGGCTATGCTGTGATTGCTTCCTGATGATACTGCTTTTACTCCACTTAGGTTTCTTACCTTTACCGGAGTCCCACTATTTTTTGTTGTTCCATCCCCTAGCTGACCGTAGCCATTATATCCCCATGTCCATACTATTCCTTTATCGTCAAGGGCTAAAGTATGATCATAATAGGCATGTACTTGAACAATTTCACCCATTTCCTCTGGAATATTCCCTAGTGAATCTTTCGATTTGATATTATTACCCTCATATGGGGATTGATCCAGGGACATTTGAGGAATTGTTTTCGACCCATTGTTAGTATCTATTCCTAATGAATCCTTCCACAGATCTCTATATATGGGATGATCAATAATTTCCATGATAATATTTGGTGGAATATTTTTAGGAATTTCATCTTCATATAGTTTGTGTCTTAGCTTCCTTGGAGGTGTGTTAACTATGTCCTTCCAATAATCTGGGTCTTGTTCTATAATTTTTTTTAGCTCTGGCATAAGCATTTCAAGCTCTTGCATTAAATTTTGTATCTGTATATCCCTGAATATATCAATAGTTCCTTTCCCCTGTTCTGTAATCACTTCTAAAGGATTACTTGAACTTAATACTTTTCCTGATTCATCCTTTGTGACTACTGAGAATAGGTATGCTGTGTTGGGGGATAAATCTTTAGCTATGTAATTAGTATCATGCACTGTATCCACCAAGGTATCCACCAAGGTATCTCCCATATATATATCATAAATTACTTCTCCATGGGGATTATCTACTTTATCCCATGTTAATTCTGCCGTTGTGTCTGTAGTTGCAGTAGTAACTAGATTTTGTAATGCTGAATTGTTTAGTATTACTTCTAGAGGATTACTTGCTTCCGATAGGTTATCCTTTGCATCCCTTGCTTTTACTGTGAAGATATATGATATATCTGGTGCTAATCCAATAACTTTGAAGTGGGTATCCCTTGCTTTACCGACTAGTTCTGTATTCTTATATATTTCGTATTCCTTTATTTCCACATCGGTCCTTGGCTTTTGCCATGATATATCCACTGTGTTATCAGTATTTATGGTGTATGTTAGGTTTTGAGGTACTTGTGATGCATTAGTTTCTTCTATTATATCGGTGGTAATTTCTACTGTATTACTTTTACTTATATTTTTACCTTCTACATCCTTTGCCTTTACGAAGTAGGAATATGTCATTTGTGGCTGTACCCCATTGTCCGTGTAGATTACGTCAGTAGTTATTCCCAGCTTTGTTTCGTTACGATATATTTCGTATTCTAATATATTAGCTTTATTTGTTGAGTTTACCCATGATAGTTCTACTGATTTATCTGTAATTTTTAATGCAACTAGATTTATTGTTTCTGGCTCTATTTCAGCCTCTATATCATCACCGGTTTCTAAATCAGTTAAGATGACTTCCACGGAATTACTTGCTCCGGATAAACTGCCTTCCTTATCCTTGGCTTTAACTGTAAATACATATGGTTTATCAGTAATTAATCCTTTTACTGTAAAGTGGGTATCCCCTGTTGTATAGACTAATTCTCCATCATCATATATTTCATATTCATTTATTTCATCATTATTGGCTTCGGTTTCTTTTTCCCAAGATAAGTCAACTGAATTGTCTTCATTTATCCTATATGCTAAGTTCTTCGGTGCAGTAGGGATTTTAGAATCCTCTATTGGCTTTGTAGTAACTTTAAGGGTATTACTCCTTGCAATATCCTTTCCTTCTGAGTCCTTTGCCCTTATCATATATGAGTATGTGGTTTCTGGTTGTACCTCACCGTCTGGATAGTTTAAATCAGTGGTTGTTTTAAGCTTTATTTCGTCACGGTATATTTCATACTGGGCTACATCGGATATATCCCCGTACTTATCCCATGATAGCTCTATAATTGTATCCGTAACCCTAGATGTGGTTAGATTTATTGACTTTGAAATATTTTCATTATTACTCTCTATTTCTTCATTGTCTGCATTTTGATCCTTTATATTTTCTTCATCTAGATTCTCATTATCTTCTGAATTAGTTATAGCTACTTCCACAGAATTGCTTAGCTCTGACTCATTACCAGCTCCATCCACTGCTTTTACAGCAAATGTATATGCTGTATCTGATATTACATCCCTCACTGTAAAGTGGGTATCCCCTGTTGTGTAGGCTAATTGTCCATGATTATATACTTCATATTCCTTTATCCCCTTATCATCCTTTGATTCTTCCCATGACAACTTTATTGAATTATCGCTACCTATGACATATGTTAAGTTTTGCGGTGCTGTAGGTGCCTTAGTATCCTCCATGGGCTCCGTAGTAACTTCTAGAGTATTACTGCCTCCAATATTATTCCCTTGTTCATCCTTTGCCTTTATCCTATAGGAATATGTGATTTCTGGGTCTACTTCATTGTCCGTGTAGTCTAAATCATCGGTTGCATCAAGCTTCACTTCATCACGGTATATTTCGTATTCTGCTATATCGACTTCCTCTGTAGCAGCTTTCCATGACAGTTCTATGCCCTTATCTGTTTTTGATATTAGTTTTAGTATAATGGATATTTCTTGATAGTCTGTGTGTACTTCCTCTGCATACACCCTAATATCTTGAGCTAAAAAGGGTGACCCAAGAACTATGCTTTGAAATATAAATACTACTGCAATAAAAATTGTTACTAGTTTCCTAAACCTATACATCTTCATCCTCCTTCGTGAAAATTCTTCAATTTTTTCATGATGATTTTATATTTTACCAAATTGTTATGTCATATTTTGTAATTTTTAGTTGTCGAATATTACTTTTTGATTTTTTTTATTATTTAGTAATTATTTTCATTTACTAAAAATAGATGTAAGTATAATGAAAATAGTATCGAGAAATAGCTCAATAAAAAAGTCAGTATCCCTCTTAAGGGCTATACTGACTTTTTTATCAAAGTAAAATTTATTTAAAAAAGAAAAAAGATGGCTAACGACAACCATCTTTCCTTCGTTACATTGTATAATGCAACTACTATGAACACCACATAATATAATAAATTTACAGAAAAAGAACAACAGGTAATCAACTTTAATCTGTATCACATAGAATCACCAGCCAATGCCTTAGATATTTTACCGAGGGAAAAAAGACTATAAGCCTAATGACTTACATACTTGAAACTCTAAGGTTTGGAATATTAACTACTACAGTGTCCTCACATGCCTTGATATCCATGGTTCTTGAAGCAACTATATCCACGCCAGTATTTAAAATGTTTTCTATTATAACATCTCCTACTTTGATGGGAGCTGAAATTTCTACCTCATTAATAACAGTCATGCACTCAAAAATCAATTCTTTTGGGACTGAGCCATGGGTTTTCACTGGAATTCGTGGTAATATTCCATTCTTGATTTTTACTGTAGTTGTTATTACTCTAGTTGGATTAATTAATTCTTTAATTCCATAATTCTGGCCTCTCTTACATTTGTTGCCCGTAACCCTATAACCTAATTCGCTACTTACATCCTTTTCTACAGTTAGACGACATCCCATTGGACAAACAATACAAACCATATTATTTTTTTCCATTATTATACCTCCTCAATGCAAACACATAATTCTTTGATTCCCTTCATAGGAACTCCATCGGCCTAAATTATCATACTAACATTTTTATAAACATTTCTAACCCTTACTTTATAGGGGACTATATGACTTATGCCTTTAACTATATAATAAATCTTTTTGTATAT encodes:
- a CDS encoding DUF1667 domain-containing protein encodes the protein MEKNNMVCIVCPMGCRLTVEKDVSSELGYRVTGNKCKRGQNYGIKELINPTRVITTTVKIKNGILPRIPVKTHGSVPKELIFECMTVINEVEISAPIKVGDVIIENILNTGVDIVASRTMDIKACEDTVVVNIPNLRVSSM